CCTGGCAGCGGAGCCTGCAGAAGCGATGCGCGGACATCCTCGAGCGTGTCTGGGGTGATGACTTCTCCCGCCGAGTTGACCACCATGTATGCCGACACCGAACCGGCTGCGCATGTCACCGTCGCGGCCCCGAACCCGCCGCGGACCGGACCCTTGCGTGGATGGATCGTGCCTGTGCGCGCGCCCGTGCCTGCGCCCACCTGACCACGCTGGGCTGTCGTTGGATCCACGGCGTTCAGGCAGGCGGAGTAGCCATCGTCCGGACGAGGGGAGATGGGCTTCCCGACTGACAGATCGAAGATGATCGCAGCCGGCACGATCGGCACCGGTCCAGCCGGTGTCGGGAATCCGCGTTGCTGCTCCTGCAGGTAGCGCATGACCCCATCCGCCGCGCTCAGTCCCGGAGCGCTTCCCCCGGAGAGCAGGATCGCGTCAACTGCGCGCACTGACGCGCTCGGCCGCAGCAGGTCGGTCTCGCGCGTGCCGGGCGCTCCACCTCTCGCTTCGAACGAGGCCGACACGAGCCGATCGAACAGAATGACGGTGCAGCCGGTCAGAGCATCGAGGTCGGTCCAGTGGCCGATCGCGTACTCGCAAGTTCGCTCATGTCGTCTCGATCTCCATCCCGGGCCAGCCAATCTCCACAGGTCCGGCATATGCGCTCATGGCGGAGCTCAGGAGCTTGTCGGCGCCCAGCTCATCCCAGACATGCGTGAGAACGAGCCGGCCTGCCTGGCACATTTCAGCCAGCCTCCCCGCTTCTTGCGCGGTGAGGTGGTCTCGTTCCATTGGTGAAACGTCGCTCTCCAGCAGTGTCGCCTCGCAAATGAGCGCCGATACCCCGCGCAGGAACGCCGCCAGGTTGGTCACCGGACCGGTATCGGACGTTATCCCTATTGCTGCGTCCGATCCGGAACGCGCCACACGCATGGCCCAGGCCGGCATCGCGTGCTGCGTTGGCGCGAAATCGATCGCAATCGAACCGATTTGCAGCGAGTCGATCGGATTGTATTCGTGTGTTTCGTAGACCTGGTCGAAGAAGAGCGGAGAATGGTGATCCAGATCGAGCGGGGCAGCCAGACTGTCCAGAATGGCTGCCCCTCCTGGTGGCAGCCAGAGCGGAATTCGGCCATCGAATGGTTCTGGGGCGTAGCGATACGCTCCTCGCAGAGTCACCAGATCCAGGATGTGGTCGAGATGCATATGAGAGATGACGATTCCGTCGACAAGGCGGACATCGATGTGGCGTTTCAGCTCCGGAATCGTGCCGGGACCACAATCGATCAGAAGCCTGGTGTCTTCAGAGCGAATCAGATAGCTCGAGCACCCCGAGCCTGCATTCGTTCCGGCGGCCGCGCTGCCCAGAATGGTGAGTTTCATCAAGCCTCCTGAACAAGCTCGAGCACCGTATCCAGATGCGCGCAGTCGTTGGCAGACGAGACTATCGGTCGACCATCGATCACATCGACGAGTGAGATAGAGCAGTTTCGAACGCCATGCGTGCGCCACGCATTGATTGGCGCGCCCGTGACGTAACGCAGGTAACCTCCGATGACTGCGCCGTGCGCGACA
Above is a genomic segment from Thermomicrobiales bacterium containing:
- a CDS encoding P1 family peptidase; this translates as MPDLWRLAGPGWRSRRHERTCEYAIGHWTDLDALTGCTVILFDRLVSASFEARGGAPGTRETDLLRPSASVRAVDAILLSGGSAPGLSAADGVMRYLQEQQRGFPTPAGPVPIVPAAIIFDLSVGKPISPRPDDGYSACLNAVDPTTAQRGQVGAGTGARTGTIHPRKGPVRGGFGAATVTCAAGSVSAYMVVNSAGEVITPDTLEDVRASLLQAPLPGEGRESTTIGVVVTDAVVDHRTLERMTIAAHDGMARVIRPCHTPLDGDAVFACGLRSGSCDLMTTMALSLAAEVAVEQAILDAVMS
- a CDS encoding MBL fold metallo-hydrolase, whose product is MKLTILGSAAAGTNAGSGCSSYLIRSEDTRLLIDCGPGTIPELKRHIDVRLVDGIVISHMHLDHILDLVTLRGAYRYAPEPFDGRIPLWLPPGGAAILDSLAAPLDLDHHSPLFFDQVYETHEYNPIDSLQIGSIAIDFAPTQHAMPAWAMRVARSGSDAAIGITSDTGPVTNLAAFLRGVSALICEATLLESDVSPMERDHLTAQEAGRLAEMCQAGRLVLTHVWDELGADKLLSSAMSAYAGPVEIGWPGMEIETT